GTGCTGGTATGTATTATGGAGAAAGCTCCACCCACACTGTGTTACCATCAGCACAACCTCCATCTGGAGCCTGCTGTCATCACAGCAGCACCTGTGTGTTCTTAAGGTACATGTTTGTTTATGGATGTGGCTTACCTGCCTTGACCACACCCACATTgtaaaccacacccacaaaaGAGATGGAAATTATTGTTACAGTGTATTGAAAATAGGCACAAAGATGAAACAAAAGTATTGTTCAGGCATTCCAGAGACAGTCTGTTTCTACGTTTTTGACCCATCTTGGGCATGTAGGAACAGCTGTCGATAGCATTTAGACTTCACTTCTGTGCAGAGCAGTCCGGAGCACTCAGTCATGCCAACACTGCATGGATTTGAATATTGTAATGGAGTTACAGTTTATATTTAGCTTAACATTGTGACAGTATTATACAGCAGGTATGGAGGGGACTATTTTGATATATTGTGTATAGTGAATGTATCGtcatgtgtctgtgtaagtgctttaaattatattttcgtATGTCTGTGGAAAACCACGTTCCCAATGTGTATGAAGGCAAACTGAGGTTATGTTTTGGAACTGAAGGTGATTTACTATGTCaaacttgctttaaaaaaagctgcttcataaatgtaaatctgattacattttaaagattaaaaatgcTTCTGCTCAGAGTGTTTgtgatgttttaatttaatgcttAAATGACATATACAGGAGTCTATTGTAGAGGGTGaacctttttgttttacagtgctaagagacagagaagactacatgctgtaatgtaacagtgcTGTATGGTAGTACCTAGGCAGAAATCAGCTCCTCATCTGAACAAAAGTGATCTTCAGTCAGTACTGCAAAAAGCTCTCCCACACCAATGGGCCACGCACTGAAGTATATATTCTCAAGTTACACTAGATCCTCCAAAGCATTCCAAGTTACCAATAAGAGTATGGGTTAGTCAGTTAAGATCCATGGATAAATCAAATTTGCTGTATTAAATACCAATGTCTTGCCATGATCCACTGGTGTCTGAACACAGCAAGACCCTGTATGCAACAATTTTACCTGTTTTGTAGTGGACCTTTCCAAAACCACAATGTAAACACTTGAAAGGATGTTCCACTAGCATTTGTTGCCTAAGAAACCATAACCGTGAAACCCTCCCCAATCACTCAATAATTTACCAACATCAATGACACGGGCAAACGGTTGCAAACAAAGACTTTATAAGATTAGTTAACACAGGACAAAGAAAGAGGTCTTGCTAATCATAACTCAAGAACATAGGcaactaacaaaaaaaattaaaatcttaaGACAAATATATTGCAATCTAACAGAAGCCCTGTACGTAGGTAATGACAGGTGTGTGCAAGTGAGGAGGGTGAAAGGTCACCATTCGAGGAAGTGACCTGGAGTCACATtgtgaggaaaaaatatatagactCTAAAGTAGTTACCCATGTGACATTATTTTACTGAGTTTCTTCCCATAAATATAGTGTAATCATTCGGTGGTAAacttaaaaactgttttaaaatgaattctaaTATAATACCATGTAAAACGTCTAACTAGAGCATATGCAATTGCATCACTTAACCCCAAAgcagtaacccccccccaggTTCACGTGCTTCAGCTGGAGAAGGTCTCCTCCTTCCCAGcattcagtgcagtgtgtgactgcCACCTCGACGTCTATGTGCCCAAGCAAAGCAAACGGTATAAACTGCAAACCAACAGAGTGATACAGACCAGGTGGCCCTCAGACTCGCGTCTTCATTTAATCTGTCCACCTGAGCCGCAGACGGCCTGTGAGAGGCGGAGACTTCCTGAGAACCGAGAGCCCCCTCCAGTGTCACCGCTGATCCCCCAGATGCATTATTGAGAAAGGAGGCTAATTAGAACTTCAGGTTCCTAAACCACTGCATGCGACTGTATGCGTGTGCCACTGGGAACGGCAGTACAAACTAAATAGTATACGTAGCTTGATTCCTACAATGGGGCGATGCTAAAGGTAATTTCCCCCAGCTCCGGTTCTATAGGGGAGCGTCTAGCTGAAGTTGAGGACGTTGCCGTCGAAGTGCGTGAGCACGTGCTTCTCGAACAGCCGCTGGTCGCAGTCCAGGGGGAACTGCTCGCTGCACATGGGGCAGACCTTCCAGTGGCTCTCCACGTGCTCCTCAAACTTACTCTGGTCGTAGTTGGGGGGGAAGATGACCTCGCAGAGTGGACAGCGCTTGTGAATGTCCAGGCTGTGGGGGAGGAaaggagtgagggaggggcgGAGGTCATGAGAAAACACTCATTCCCTTTATATAATTCTCgctgcactgtactgtactgtatgtaaacaaTCCATACACACTTAATGCGTACACACTGTCCACACTTTAATGACTTTGCTTTCAGGCCTCTGAAAGTTCTGCACAGTTATTCTCTGTTCTTTTGCACACCATGTAGGCAGAGAGTgggtttgttttggattaaaatgCCAAAGTGTTAGTTTTACTCCAATACGGAGTGTTAGATTTGGACAGCGAATGAAAGGAAAGCTGTCCCTGTCCCAGCCGCTTGATCACGGAATAATGAAACCACACTGACGTGTGagtaacaaaactaaaaaaactaaaattaccCTAATAGGTTATAAATCTCAGTATGCTTTCCACTAGAGAGCACATGTTGCAGAGCAGATTGCTAGACGTGGCTGTATGAAACCCCACCAGCAGTATACAGACGCCCCTGCCACATGACGAAGAACTAGATGCCAAATGGCTGGACATAAATACAGAGCACCGGGTCTGAATGTACAAACAGGCATGCTCTATGCAAGGTGCAATGTACATGGCAAGTGCAAAATGTCTGACAGGAACTCTGCCAAGGCCTGGCTGAGGAAACGCAGCGAGTTCCTCTCAGTTCCCTCTGCTTTCGACGGCTCTGAGGCTCACAGAGCTGTGCTGCAAGGGGCGCGTTACCTGGAGTCAAAGCAAAAGCGAGGCCGCCCATCGTTAACCAGGGGATTTTGGGGGTTGCCTGCCACTGGCGGCTCAGCGGCGCCGCCCTCCTGGAAGAGAGAGATCTGCTTCAGACAATCACCCTCAGCCAAATGAAATCAATTATTCTCTCAGTGAATCCAGACCTGCGATATGACCGTAAACACGTGGAAAAAATTCTCAACAATATGAACAATCTGAGCCCAGAATGCCTATTCACACCCAGCCTCCTCTCCTCTAGCCAACTTCACCCAAAGAATCCCATATTCCTACACATCAGCACCATTACTTTCCCTCAGCACAGCGAAACAGCACTTATCTATTCCTGCTGCGTGCAGGGGTGGCTGAAATTGGGCATGCGTAATATCTTTCTGCAAACAAAGCCAATTAGAGAAGATGTTTAGCTCGGCGTGAATTGTGTGGTGTGAGCAGCCTAGTGGAACAGTTCTCCTGCTCGATGATGATCTGTTAGGTCAGAGATTAGTCAGGAAGAGTGCTGGGGCTCCCGAGCAGGCTTCCCTCCTCAGCTGTACCTCAGCAGTAATAACATAATGGCTGAAACCCTCTGTTAACGACCTGCTTCTAGGGCTCATTAGTGGTGGAGGAAGTGGCAGAGGTTTCCTGTAAATTCCTGTACAGGCGATTCATCCTGAGCCCCACACTGGTGTGAGAGGTACAGGGAGctgacgggggtggggggggggggcaggcgatGACTCGGGGAGAGGCAGAAAGGGGCTCCCCTGCAGTGAACTTGCACACTGGGGCCATGGTTGTGGTTCGGGGGGACTCACGTTGCCGTTCTCCTCGGGGTCCTCCAGACCGTCGGGGCGACTCGGGTTCCGGGAGGGCTGGATGCACACCACGTTACTGTCCCAGGAGGGGGGTCCCACAGGGGGCAGTATGGGCATCTGGTCTGACGGGAACTCACCGTCCGCTCCATCTGGGTCAGAAAGAACAGCGCGTGTTGCTGTGGAGACACCGGCacatctccatggaaacacacaTCGGTTCCAAGCATAACTACGGTAAAGAGAAGCcctaatttgtgtgtgtgtgagtgccggGAAGAGCGTCTCACCTGCTGGGTCTGGAGTGGAGTACGGGTTCCCAAACCGCAGCTCTGCGGACTGCTGGGCCACCAGGGGAGCGGGCGGGGCATCCTGGGTATACGGGAGGGGGTACTGCAGGAACATGGGCTGGCCGCTCTCCAAACTGGAGTCCTCAGACACCAGGCCCCCCTTCACCTCCGAGCTCTTCTTCAGCCCCTGCAGAGACACGAGCAAGATCTACAGCGCACGTCTGAGTGAAATTAAACCCATAAAAAGTAGGCTTCGACGGCCAAGAGTGGATGCACGCACCCCTCTGTGTATACCGACCCACAAATGTAAGACATAGTACCATAACAGGGCTATTTTaagcagaaaacacaaaaaatctgtatttcaaCAGCAGTTCCTTCTGTGGCCTTTGTGGCTGCTCATTCTAACCAGAAGAATACAGAAGTAATGACGGAAATATTACACACAATTAACAAAGGCAGCGAAGGAACAGATTTCCAAATGCATCACGCACAAAAAAGGTTTCCATTTTTAAGCATCTGTTGACTCAATAATgagtaaaaacaggaaaatatataccaaatatatacattatgtaCATGACGTAAAACCTCAGGACTTTCACAAAGACATACATCTCTCGTTGAGACCTGTAATCAGACGCACACATTTCCTGCCCTGCGTCAGTTTCCGTCTCCCAGGCAACGCCGCACGCCACAATCCTAAACAGAAACCCGGCGCAGAGGACTCGCTCACAAACACTTTAATTGGCTCcattcattaaaagaaaaacaaggaaagaaaaaaaaactcattttcaaaGGAATTTTGAgtccgtttttttttattgatgtttttcaGCAGGCGCCAATTTCATTCAGAGTCAACCTCAAACTGGGTCATTTTGCCCTGCCGAGCCCGAACTGCGTTACCTTTCAGCCGTTTCAATGTCAGCGCGGATCTCGCTGCGGTCCACCGTAATTGAATGGAAAATAAGAAGTCACTCGTTTTGCCACTCCAATTAGAGAACCACGGTAAACCCGCACGAGAAGCAGGGCCAAAGCGGCATTCTCGCCTTTTAAAATGCCAGAAAAGAGCACTTACCTCTTCCAGCGTCTCCTTCTCTTTGACAAGCAGCGCCAAATTCTCCTTCAGCTCTTTAACCTCCCGGCCCTTCTCCGCCACCTGGCTCTACAGCAGAGAAACGGGGAAGAGACGCCGTGTTggcaaatgattcattttatttttaaattaaaagatgAGAATTTGAAATCACATCGGGAGTTATTGTTGGAACCGAAGATTCCCAGAAACATGGATTAGAAACACGGTGCCTCAGTGGGGgtaggtcatgtgactgaaggCTTCCTATCACAACAAGTTGTTAAAGTAATCCCTCTCCAGACACTTGGAGTCCCCAGTTTCAGATGAAACGCTCGGAGCCAACAAACGCATTAGGCAGGCGGAGGAGAAGGGATCTCTCCGTATCCATGTCCCACTGTCTCCAGCCCTCACGTAAACAGCCATAAAAGCTGTCTCGGAGAGGACCGCTCCGTAAACCATGCTGTCCATGTATTTATGTCCATCTGCAGATAATATCGGAGACTGCCGCTTTGTTTAAAGGAGTGATAAACAGATGCTCTTTCTTAGACGGAAAAACGCAGAGTTCGGAGCCGAGGAGTGTAAGACGATATTGTGCGAGTGCATCCCTGCAGACCTTGCTGACCTGGTAGTGACATTCCTCCCCGTAACCGTTCCCATGGCAACaaccttcctttttttaatttctcctcTCCGTTTTGTCTTTTCCCCCCAGTTCTGAATGCCCAGCAGTATCTGCAGTGTTAACTGAGGGCACGTGTGCTCCCTCAGGGTGCATGCTCCTGGCTGCCCCTTCTCTTCACTACGTAGCGCCCCCTGCTGAGCTGTGCAGGGCCTGCACTGGAGTGCACgtcatgcacagctgcagtcaAAAAGACCGTAAAGCAAATGGCTGCCTTGAAGAGTCATTCCTGTCCAAAAGCAGCTGGAAAATCCTGCCAACCGAGCCCCACCCCAGCACTACAGCCCACTGCGCCCCAGCCAGTCTGCACTGGCAGGGTCCAGATCCACTTCAGACCGCAGGCTGCGCTACCACACTGAAAGCTAACGCTTTAGCATGGAGCGCCACTACTcctgaaaacacatttattttagccACTTACGGGATCCTTCCTCACCCTTATTAAGCGTTCCCCCCACTGGCACTGACCTTCGATAACCAACTAGAGTTCGTCACCAGGAATAGTGGTACATGCTGACTAGTGCAGGGTTCTGGCATTGCACAAACGACAAGCAGCAGCTTACGCTGCTCACCTGTAACTAACAGAGCGCTACGTCACTGGTCATGCTTAAGCAATGCACTTAGACAAGCGTGGAGCATGCCACTCACCTTACAGGCAGAAAGACTGCTATATCAGATTGCCCTCGGACGAACGCTGGGCAGAGTGGTACATGTCACTCACCTCGCACAAGTGAAAGGCCATATTACCACTGGCCTGAAATATCAGTGACCCTCAGACGGCAGCATCCCCGTACGAGCGAGGGACAGGGTGGCACGTCTGACTGACCCTGCTGAGACGACACAAACCTGCCAGTGCGGCTCACCTTGTATCGATCCTCGGCTGCCACCAGCTGCAGCTTCAGGCTCTCGTTTATCTTTAACTGCTCCTTCCATTTCACCTCCATCTTCGCCAGCTCCTCCGCGAACATGCAGCTgcgctccttctcctcctgcacaCAGGACACGTCAGCCCTTCGTCCCGCCCTCACGTGCACTCAGACACGCGTCCCTACAATGCTCGCAagctcaagcacacacaccacaaccactcacatactgtacacaggcAACACTGTTACTTACAAGACCACAGCACACCTCTACTTATGTATACATGCAATTCACCtgaactgtacacacacacagttcacttACGCTCAGCATCTGTCTGCATTTCTTGTACTTGTCACTTTTCTCGATCACTTCTTTATTGATGCCTTTGAGTTTCTCCTGGATAATTGCATCTAGTGCAATATTGGAAGACGTGGGGCTCCCTGAAACACAGAACTGCAGGTGAGAATCCTCgtcctctcagccaatcagatcagcAGGGTTTCAGAGATGAGAGGGCTCGGGTACCTTGCTCCGGGCTGCCAGACTGCGGGCTCGAGGGCATCTCTGCTGCCACTGCACCTTTCTTCGACTCCTTAAAACACAGCACGGATAccgatcagccaatcagcagaccCAGTACCCTCATCAACCAATCACGTTCCAGCAGCACCTGCACCACTGCTGCAGGTGTACAGGTTAGCTACTGCCCTGTGCCCTTACAATGGAAACGGACTGATGTGTCATGAGATGGACGTACGGTAAGTAACCGGGGACCGAAGACATCTCTGAGTACGTACGGTAATGACCCTGCAGGTGTGATGTTGTCCTAGCGGTCATGCATATCTACCCTGCAGGCATGATGGATGCCACCATTGCAGTAATAAACACTGATCCTCTAGATAAGAGTAGAGTAACCCTGCCTGTCCTTACAGGGGTGCAGCAGCTCACCTGCCCACAGGGGTAAAAGCCCCCAGCCCAGGCCGGCTGCACGCTTCAGGTGCCCCCCCTGCTGGGGAACGCCTTGACCTGAACTCACCCCCTGCTGCTCGGAGAGTTTGGCCACCTGTCTCTGTAGTCTCTGACACTCCTTGTATTTCTCCTTGTAGTGCTCCGCAGCCATATGTAACCTCAGCTTCAggtcctccacctccctctgtAGCTCCGCCTCCTTCCCGGTCACTGTGTCCGCCCCTCCttctgccccgccctgctggaAAAGGAGTCAGGAGTTAGTGTCAGTACAGCCGTGACACAGGGAGGAAGATACAGTGGCCTACTGAGAGGTCAAGACGGCTGCCTAAAAGCAGGGCTTGGGCTGCTAGAGGGTACTGAAGTGACAGGAAGTGGCTCCttaccgccccctgctgggcggCAGCCCTCAGTTtgtccagctgctcctccatgCGGCCGCACTGCGCCTGGGCGTCGGCCTGGCTCTTGCGCAGCGCCTCCATCTCCACGCGCAGGCGGTGCAGGTCGGATATGCCGCGGTCGCGCGCGCTGGACGCGTCCCGCAGCTCCGACGCCAGCATGGACGCCTGCTGACGCGTGGCCTGCAGCTGCTCTTCGGTCTGCCGCAGCTGCTCCTTCAGCGCGTCCTTCTCCGTCTGCGAGGAAGGCACACGCACgcgtcagacacacacacacacacgcacgcacgcgcgtcagacatacacacacacgcacgcgtcagacacacacacacacacgcacgcacgcgcgtcagacatacacacacacgcacgcacacacacatgcatcagacacatacacacgcacgcgtcagacacacacgcacacgtcaaacacatacacacgaacacgcacacgcacgcgtcagacacatacacacgcacgcacatacacacgcatgcacacatgcgtcagacacatacacacgcacacgcgtcagacacacacacacgcgtcagacacatacacacacacgcacgcacacacacatgcatcagacacatacgcacacacacacgcgtcagacatacacacgcacgcacacacgcgtcagacacatacacacacatcagacacacagCCTGCACACGGACTCTGTGCTGGGCTTCAGAGCGGGGACTCTGCACACGGACTCTGTGCAGGGACTTAAAAGGCGTATAAACTGCGCTGGGCACTCTAAGTGCCTTAtgaaacagagcagagagagatacAGCTCAGGGTGCACAGCAGCAGCCGTACCGAAGGGGAGCTGTGGGACAGGATCTCCTTCTGCAGTTTCTCCTTCTCGGCGAGGCACGCCCTCAGCCGCCCCACCTCCTCTTTAAACTGGGTGATCATGTTCTCCTTGTTCACGTCCACCACCTTCTGCATCTGCAGCTCCGCCGTCAGCTTCCTGGTCTCCAGCTCTCTGTTCTTCAGGTGCACCtgcagcagggtgtgtgtgagcacgcacacgcacgcgaacacacaaatgcgcacagatacacaaacgcgcacatacacatacatgcaaattcacatgcacacaaatccacacacgcatacatgcacatacacatgcgcccatacaaatgcacacgcaggcacacaaaAAAGCCATTCACACCAGAAGGGGAGACCAGGAAGAAGAGAAAATGCATCTTCTTAAAAGGCCAGTTTAAGTTTTCACCAGGTCTTAGCAGTACAACCACATTTacagtgaacacaaaacaaaatcaccAGCTTTGCGCACAGTGTACTACACTGTATTTGTGAGAAACAGACTAAAAGGCCTATTACGCTAAGGCTAGCAGACTGTGGCAGCAAATCTGTGCTCTGGGAAAGATAAAGGCATGCTAAATTATGCGCAGGTTCCACTGTACTTCCTTAGCCACGGTATATCCAACTCCCTGTTTGTGAGCGGTACCCAccacaaggcacacacacactcacacagatggAACGCATCAACGGGCTCAAATCAGCCAACCCCGTTTTAAAAACAGGACATAAAGCGCTCCCCGTTTAATGACAGTAAAAGCGGGAATAGATGAAATGTGAATAAAGTGAATGAAACGCGGGCGGACGAGGGCCCTGagattgggggaggggtgatgcACAGTAAAGGACACACAACACCACAGTGTTCAGAACAGACCAGCTCTGAACTGATACTGTCTAAAATACTCCGGTTTTAAAATTACACTGTACCAAACAGACCAGGTCTAAATTTACACTGCACAAAACAGACCGGGTCTAAACTGATGAAGTTAAATGAAATGACGTGTTCAGTCCTGATCAGCATCGCTtgcatttttttatatgaaaggGGATGACTGAGTAACTGTGTGAGCCAGAAAGTTCCAACTCCTACAGGCCTTCAGCAAGACATATTACAGCAGGGAGGATGAGAACAAGCGTAACTAGTATGAAATGAGGTGGTTGTGCCTAAAACTGCCATTCACACGTTTGCACAGCCCCTCTCTGGGGTTACTAAGGACTGCCGTACATAATGCTGTTTTAGCACAGTGCTGACTGTCTGCGGATGTACCCGTCCCGTACAAATAACAGCCCTCAGAACTGGATCTAGTGTGTTCTCCTGACCGGATTACCTCTCTATTATGAGTCAAAGGCATTTCCGTCTCAACCCAACACAGAAGAGGCGATGTAAAACCACGACTGCACATAACAGATCAGAGTAACCCTGCTGGTGTACAGGGCGATTAGAGAACAGAGAGGCTGCAGAAtctgagcgcacacacacacgcacacagaccacacacacacacacaccacacaccacacgccTCGCTCTGTTCCCGTTCAGCACCGCCCTATCTGCGACGGTAGAAGTGAGCAGCACACTCAGAAATGACACGTGGTGTGCTTTACCTTATACAGCTCCTTCTCATCACGCTCGTTCTGCAGCTGGGACTCCAGGCTGTCCTTCTCCACAGTCAGCTTCttcactctgtctctcaggctgcGAGGGGACCAATCACAATGAGCGCATGCGTGAACAGCTACTCACCGTGCCCAGTCTGCAATATTCAGCTAAACGTACAGGGTGGCTTCACCTTGCCACCTCTCACAATTCATATGGGTCcacacacattacaaaataaacacacacacacacacacacactctcacttcAGTCTCTTTCTGAATATGAGCAGCATGTACTCACCAGTCCAGCTCGGTCTCCTTCTGGATTCCTTTCTGTGTGACGCCGATGaggtcctcctccagctggtgGACTCTGGCGGTCACCTCCTGGTGCTTCCTCTTcacctcctcccgctcctcctgcAGGTTCTGAGAGGCAGTCTGGAGCTCCTGAAAGGGAGACCCAAATATTTCTGAAGAGAAGACTAGGGCACTGTAAGGGTCTCTGGAAAGAGCTTCACCACACCCTAAGAACAATGAGGAGTAACAGCGCTTACGACTAAGCCCTGATGTGAGCCCAATTCAATCCGACCACAGCACAGAGTAACAGGCCATTAAACACCAAATGCAATTTGACCAAATTTAAACTTTCATAAactaaatttcagtttttttagtttgaatattttttcagggtGTGATTAAACAGACTAAAAATATTCCGAACTGGTTACACAAAGTTATGgtggaaaaataattctgtgggtagacaaaaaaaaaagttggattCTGATGTGCAACACAGCGCTGAGAGGACCAGGTCACTCAGCTATTATTCATGGCCATTCAGGCATTAAAGCCAGATTTGCATTATGCGAATCAGATGTGCCCCATTCCCATTGCAGCATCTGATATACGGCTCAGAAGGGAAAAAGCACTGGAGAGCTGAGTCAAACACCCCATGTGGTGAGCTGAGGAGACTCGTTCTCTACCCACACATCTCCCCTCGCTCGCgcacgagggagagagagcagcagcgcTACAGCCAGACCCATCTGTGCTCCTCTATACAACGCCTAACTCCAGATACACTCTGTTACAACATGTCAGCAGCGGTATAAATCACAAACGTCTCGGAAATGCTACAGGCATCAGTTCTTAGACGTGTATGAAGCAACAtaacatgcacccacacacacacacacacacaaacacacacacgcacacacacagtcacacacacagacagatacacacacaaacagacacacaggtacacagacgcgcacacacatacatacagatacacacgcatacacacacacagacacagacacacagtcacacacacagacagacatagacagacaaacaaacacacacacagacacacacacatacacacacacacacacagacacagagtcacacacacagacagacatagacagacaaacaaacacacacacagacacacagatacacacacatacacacacacacacacagacacagacacacagtcacacacacagacatagacagacaaacaaacacacacacagacacacagatacacacacatacatacagatacacacacacacgcgcgcgcacacacacacacaagcggaAATGGGGTGACTCACTGCCTTAGACCCTACCCCTCTGACATAGTCTTTGGAAGAGGATCAAGTGTAAATTGAAAGCTAGGCTCTGTTCAGCACATTGGAATACCCCCTCGATAAGTACAGAATTACAGCTTATTCTCATCTCCAGGTGTGTCCCTCTGAAAAAAGCCCTGCTTCAAGCCTGCCTCACTGTCTGCTGCAGGGCACAGCCATCTGAATTACTCTATGAATTTTATTGCCAAAGTTTTGAAACAATTTAAGCAGCACATAAAAACCTTATAAAAGTGTCGTAAAATTAACAGCCGCAAAATATGTACTTATGTTTTCATCTTAAAGCCATTTCCATCTCAAGAGTAGATTTACAGTGCATGGTATACTCCACAACTATTATGCTCAGGTTATA
This window of the Anguilla anguilla isolate fAngAng1 chromosome 1, fAngAng1.pri, whole genome shotgun sequence genome carries:
- the tax1bp1b gene encoding tax1-binding protein 1 homolog B isoform X2, with translation MGEMALYQEGTSTSSTMETSNFAHVIFQNVGKSYIPSAALECHYTLTQFIKPHQKDWVGIFKVGWSSARDYYTFLWSPFPENYAEGTTVNRVVVFQGYYVPSDDGEFYQFCYVTHKGEIRGASTPFQFRTSHPGDDLLTVEDESNSDILVVTTKTGLLEQKVEEARKEKEELARVVALLQKEKEQLQEEREEVQRKCEQEREISDQLRKENQELQTASQNLQEEREEVKRKHQEVTARVHQLEEDLIGVTQKGIQKETELDCLRDRVKKLTVEKDSLESQLQNERDEKELYKVHLKNRELETRKLTAELQMQKVVDVNKENMITQFKEEVGRLRACLAEKEKLQKEILSHSSPSTEKDALKEQLRQTEEQLQATRQQASMLASELRDASSARDRGISDLHRLRVEMEALRKSQADAQAQCGRMEEQLDKLRAAAQQGAGGAEGGADTVTGKEAELQREVEDLKLRLHMAAEHYKEKYKECQRLQRQVAKLSEQQGESKKGAVAAEMPSSPQSGSPEQGSPTSSNIALDAIIQEKLKGINKEVIEKSDKYKKCRQMLSEEKERSCMFAEELAKMEVKWKEQLKINESLKLQLVAAEDRYKSQVAEKGREVKELKENLALLVKEKETLEEGLKKSSEVKGGLVSEDSSLESGQPMFLQYPLPYTQDAPPAPLVAQQSAELRFGNPYSTPDPAATRAVLSDPDGADGEFPSDQMPILPPVGPPSWDSNVVCIQPSRNPSRPDGLEDPEENGNEGGAAEPPVAGNPQNPLVNDGRPRFCFDSSLDIHKRCPLCEVIFPPNYDQSKFEEHVESHWKVCPMCSEQFPLDCDQRLFEKHVLTHFDGNVLNFS
- the tax1bp1b gene encoding tax1-binding protein 1 homolog B isoform X5, whose amino-acid sequence is MGEMALYQEGTSTSSTMETSNFAHVIFQNVGKSYIPSAALECHYTLTQFIKPHQKDWVGIFKVGWSSARDYYTFLWSPFPENYAEGTTVNRVVVFQGYYVPSDDGEFYQFCYVTHKGEIRGASTPFQFRTSHPGDDLLTVEDESNSDILVVTTKTGLLEQKVEEARKEKEELARVVALLQKEKEQLQEEREEVQRKCEQEREISDQLRKENQELQTASQNLQEEREEVKRKHQEVTARVHQLEEDLIGVTQKGIQKETELDCLRDRVKKLTVEKDSLESQLQNERDEKELYKVHLKNRELETRKLTAELQMQKVVDVNKENMITQFKEEVGRLRACLAEKEKLQKEILSHSSPSTEKDALKEQLRQTEEQLQATRQQASMLASELRDASSARDRGISDLHRLRVEMEALRKSQADAQAQCGRMEEQLDKLRAAAQQGAGGAEGGADTVTGKEAELQREVEDLKLRLHMAAEHYKEKYKECQRLQRQVAKLSEQQGESKKGAVAAEMPSSPQSGSPEQGSPTSSNIALDAIIQEKLKGINKEVIEKSDKYKKCRQMLSEEKERSCMFAEELAKMEVKWKEQLKINESLKLQLVAAEDRYKSQVAEKGREVKELKENLALLVKEKETLEEGLKKSSEVKGGLVSEDSSLESGQPMFLQYPLPYTQDAPPAPLVAQQSAELRFGNPYSTPDPADGADGEFPSDQMPILPPVGPPSWDSNVVCIQPSRNPSRPDGLEDPEENGNEGGAAEPPVAGNPQNPLVNDGRPRFCFDSSLDIHKRCPLCEVIFPPNYDQSKFEEHVESHWKVCPMCSEQFPLDCDQRLFEKHVLTHFDGNVLNFS
- the tax1bp1b gene encoding tax1-binding protein 1 homolog B isoform X4 → MGEMALYQEGTSTSSTMETSNFAHVIFQNVGKSYIPSAALECHYTLTQFIKPHQKDWVGIFKVGWSSARDYYTFLWSPFPENYAEGTTVNRVVVFQGYYVPSDDGEFYQFCYVTHKGEIRGASTPFQFRTSHPGDDLLTVEDESNSDILVVTTKTGLLEQKVEEARKEKEELARVVALLQKEKEQLQEEREEVQRKCEQEREISDQLRKENQELQTASQNLQEEREEVKRKHQEVTARVHQLEEDLIGVTQKGIQKETELDCLRDRVKKLTVEKDSLESQLQNERDEKELYKVHLKNRELETRKLTAELQMQKVVDVNKENMITQFKEEVGRLRACLAEKEKLQKEILSHSSPSTEKDALKEQLRQTEEQLQATRQQASMLASELRDASSARDRGISDLHRLRVEMEALRKSQADAQAQCGRMEEQLDKLRAAAQQGAQGGAEGGADTVTGKEAELQREVEDLKLRLHMAAEHYKEKYKECQRLQRQESKKGAVAAEMPSSPQSGSPEQGSPTSSNIALDAIIQEKLKGINKEVIEKSDKYKKCRQMLSEEKERSCMFAEELAKMEVKWKEQLKINESLKLQLVAAEDRYKSQVAEKGREVKELKENLALLVKEKETLEEGLKKSSEVKGGLVSEDSSLESGQPMFLQYPLPYTQDAPPAPLVAQQSAELRFGNPYSTPDPAATRAVLSDPDGADGEFPSDQMPILPPVGPPSWDSNVVCIQPSRNPSRPDGLEDPEENGNEGGAAEPPVAGNPQNPLVNDGRPRFCFDSSLDIHKRCPLCEVIFPPNYDQSKFEEHVESHWKVCPMCSEQFPLDCDQRLFEKHVLTHFDGNVLNFS